A region of the Dysidea avara chromosome 9, odDysAvar1.4, whole genome shotgun sequence genome:
ttgagtgctctattgcagtttccactgactgctctattagggagtatctatttattttcatggaattataattaagctccatagtttgaacaagagtacataataaaaataaggagggagagtgtctaactgccaatacagcctgtacaaaatcactgcgtattattgaatagacaatgatctttgaacaaattaacacttttactgatgatagagatctgttgataggtgttgagtgctGTTGATAAGTGTTGAATAATGTAAAGCTTTTGCTCTACCAATGTGTGGATTGTCTATAATACGCAGTGATTTTGGCTGAAGGTgtcctagttagacactctccctccctatttttattatgtactcttggtttgAAGTATCCACCTAATACCAACATTATACTggtatagcactccagcctattatgctttttattatgctggcatatttgacgcaggcctaaGGGTAACACTAGTAAATTTgatatgtacacttttaacaGAAACACTCCACACTATTTCACCAATCAGATTAGTActacagatttttgtcaagaGTTCCTGACAAACATGTGTAATACTatttctattggctaatcatTTGACAACAATATTACATCaaggtgctattgagagtactgtattgtaacacattcacttgttggattaattttgttattttaCATCTTTTGTCCTCGTTAATAATTTCTGACCTACCAACCTTATACTGTTGAGATCTCCTCATGTATGCATGAAACAAGGATTATGGCAAagaaagtataatattatatgattGTTATCATGCACTTTACACCTAGCCAAGCATGGATTTCTACCATCAATACACATGTGATCATAGTTTATAGTTCATCCAGTGTATTATCATGATAGTGTAAATGTGATGAAATAGTATTCCTCGTGTTCACTTCAttcttgtatgtacatacaaagtAGCTAGCAAATAACTGTATTAAATTTAATCTTTTTGCAGTGTCAGTGATTTCTTAGGAGTTTTATTCCAACAATAAGCTCGGATTTGTAATAGCAACTGATACCCACAATTAGTAAGTGTTGTGAAGGTTAAGTCAAATATGGAAGTGTAGCTGTTAATATTCAAATGAGCTAAAATTACTTCTACAATTACATAGCATTCTTTAACTTAAATGTTCAGCGTTGTGAAATACGATAGGTGAGATTTGTGTTGTCATGGAAATGTTGCACTCAGTAAGGAAGGTAACATAACCATGACAACAACACTATAAGGTATATCATATCACAAACTGAAGATGTAGTTGCACATTGTTATTATCAGTCTGGATAGTGTAGTTAGGAAATTAAAtatagtgaaacctgtctaaacTAGTCACCTTTGGGCTGAAATAATAATGGCCTTAGTAGGCAGGTGGTTACTTTTGACAGGTGGATTAGTGTATACATTCTAGTTGGCATTTATAAACAGGTGATCATGATAGGTTTCACTTTAGAATTAGGGTTTGATACCGCAAGGTGAGAAGTGATATTCAACGTAACTATATATAAGGTTATGAtagatataatattattaaatataataatacaaGAATACAATTGTTTTGTTATgtatgttagtgtgtgtgtacatgtaattacTAATGGGTGAAAAATCTAATGTTATGACGTATAAACAGTTATTATGTAAAACAAGAACCAGTACACAAGCAGTATTGTGGTAATGGATCCTGCCACTCCATGGGGTAATCCTCTACTTTATTCCAATTCATATTCTTCAATGTCTTTAACACAGAGGCTGTACCATCAACGCAATTATCCTCATCAAAGAATTCACAATACGCTCTCCTGTACTCACTAGGGCTAAACACTATACATTGTTTAGCTGACAAAGTTTCCTGTAACAAAAGGATAATACACTGAGCTATAACTACACTGTACTAACCTCAATGTTTTGTAGAGTGCTAGTCAGTGTTTGAAGGTGCTCAAGTACACTGGTCAGTTTAATGATATCTTCTGTATTGTTTACTGTCACCAAATCATTGTCTTCTGTGATGAAATATTTTCCTTTGAATAAAGAATTCTGTAATTGATATTTTATAGCCATTGCAGATGTGAATAT
Encoded here:
- the LOC136266427 gene encoding uncharacterized protein isoform X2 codes for the protein MAFKKTAHNAPMKNKRESGVSIGDKTQQFYCTSQLLKLQVQFMVKERKAVLPPTKHSNKSSTHNTVKLALQQFDFTCSIFTSAMAIKYQLQNSLFKGKYFITEDNDLVTVNNTEDIIKLTSVLEHLQTLTSTLQNIEETLSAKQCIVFSPSEYRRAYCEFFDEDNCVDGTASVLKTLKNMNWNKVEDYPMEWQDPLPQYCLCTGSCFT
- the LOC136266427 gene encoding uncharacterized protein isoform X3, yielding MKNKRESGVSIGDKTQQFYCTSQLLKLQVQFMVKERKAVLPPTKHSNKSSTHNTVKLALQQFDFTCSIFTSAMAIKYQLQNSLFKGKYFITEDNDLVTVNNTEDIIKLTSVLEHLQTLTSTLQNIEETLSAKQCIVFSPSEYRRAYCEFFDEDNCVDGTASVLKTLKNMNWNKVEDYPMEWQDPLPQYCLCTGSCFT
- the LOC136266427 gene encoding uncharacterized protein isoform X1 — translated: MASFSIMILGYRPLVFIFYLLTMFVIAHNAPMKNKRESGVSIGDKTQQFYCTSQLLKLQVQFMVKERKAVLPPTKHSNKSSTHNTVKLALQQFDFTCSIFTSAMAIKYQLQNSLFKGKYFITEDNDLVTVNNTEDIIKLTSVLEHLQTLTSTLQNIEETLSAKQCIVFSPSEYRRAYCEFFDEDNCVDGTASVLKTLKNMNWNKVEDYPMEWQDPLPQYCLCTGSCFT